In Sphingobacteriaceae bacterium, the following proteins share a genomic window:
- a CDS encoding LemA family protein, with product MKKGVLIIGGVLLFAFIVFMMYRSSYNTAVSYQENVDEKWGDVGATYQRRADLIPQLVATVKGAAANERGILTEVTQARAGIVAAKTPEDMDIAGKKINTAINLAFEAYPQIRSTENFAGLQTQLEGTENRIAVARENYNESVKEYNSHIRGFINSMFLNKETFPKKEPFKESAGSENAPKVDFSEAK from the coding sequence ATGAAAAAAGGTGTATTAATAATAGGAGGTGTACTCTTATTCGCATTTATTGTTTTTATGATGTACAGAAGTTCTTATAACACTGCTGTAAGTTACCAGGAAAATGTTGACGAAAAATGGGGCGATGTAGGCGCAACGTATCAGCGCAGAGCGGATTTAATTCCACAATTAGTAGCAACTGTAAAAGGAGCTGCAGCTAATGAAAGGGGAATTCTTACTGAAGTAACTCAGGCACGTGCTGGAATTGTAGCTGCTAAAACTCCTGAAGATATGGACATAGCTGGTAAAAAAATCAATACAGCGATCAACCTCGCTTTTGAAGCTTATCCGCAAATTCGTTCTACTGAAAATTTCGCAGGACTTCAAACGCAATTAGAAGGTACAGAAAACAGAATTGCTGTTGCCCGTGAGAATTATAACGAATCGGTAAAAGAATATAACTCTCACATTCGTGGGTTTATTAATAGCATGTTTTTAAACAAAGAAACTTTTCCTAAGAAAGAGCCTTTCAAAGAAAGTGCAGGATCTGAAAATGCTCCTAAAGTAGATTTCAGCGAAGCAAAATAA
- a CDS encoding alanine--tRNA ligase: MDSNKVRQTFLDFFKSKGHHIVPSAPMVVKGDPTLMFNNSGMAPFKDIFLGNSPIKYPRIADTQKCLRVSGKHNDLEEVGVDTYHHTMFEMLGNWSFGDYFKKEAITWAWELLTEVYKIDKDRLYVTVFEGSKDEGLAFDQEAYDTWKQFIAEDRILNGNKKDNFWEMGDMGPCGPCSEIHYDGRNEEERAKVPGASLVNNDDPQVIEIWNNVFMEFERKADGSLVKLPKQHVDTGMGFERLVRVLQGKQSNYDSDVFTPLIHKIEELSGLRYKADENDKQKKQQLINIAMRVIADHIRTISFSIADGQLPGNTGAGYVIRRILRRAIRYGYQTLNLKEPFMYRIVPTLAHQMGNAFPELNTQKILIEKVIKEEEISFYKTLEVGLKRIDQVCIDTTAAGKQVIDGKIVFELYDTFGFPFDLTSLIARSYSLSANEDDFKAHLQEQKDRSRAATAVDTDDWIYIEENKNLTESQEKETEFIGYTELECEAVIIRYRKVKAKNKEQYHLVLNKTPFYAESGGQVGDTGVIENINESVFITDTKKENGVIIHYCDKLPVKLTATFNAKVNKEKRLYTSNNHSATHLLHAALRNILGTHVEQKGSLVNDDYLRFDFSHFSKITDEELSQIEKMVNTKIRENILCKTELMPIEEAKKTGAMALFGEKYGDVVRVVTIDKKYSVELCGGTHVTSTGQIGYFKLSSEGAVAAGIRRIEAITSIKAEEFFDNQSKLIEEVKLLLKNPRDIAKGISGLLEENANLQKHLQALFKEKAAVIKKDLISKIEKKGDINFISHLIQFDSAEEIKNLLFELKNEVPNLVCVLAAEVNGKPSISIVINESLVKEKNLNAGTLVRELAKEINGGGGGQPFYAQAGGTKMEGLQSALNKAKTMI; this comes from the coding sequence ATGGACTCTAATAAAGTACGTCAAACATTTCTGGATTTTTTCAAAAGCAAAGGACATCACATTGTGCCTAGTGCACCTATGGTGGTAAAGGGAGATCCCACGCTGATGTTTAATAACAGTGGTATGGCCCCTTTTAAAGATATTTTTTTAGGCAACTCTCCCATCAAATACCCGCGTATTGCCGACACTCAAAAATGTTTACGTGTAAGTGGTAAACACAATGACCTGGAAGAAGTTGGAGTAGACACCTACCACCACACCATGTTTGAAATGCTTGGCAACTGGAGCTTTGGCGACTACTTTAAAAAAGAAGCCATTACCTGGGCATGGGAATTATTGACCGAAGTTTATAAAATTGATAAAGACCGCTTGTATGTTACTGTTTTTGAGGGAAGCAAAGACGAGGGTTTAGCTTTTGACCAGGAAGCTTACGATACCTGGAAACAATTTATTGCAGAAGACAGAATTTTAAACGGAAATAAAAAGGATAACTTCTGGGAAATGGGTGATATGGGGCCTTGCGGACCCTGTTCAGAAATTCATTACGATGGAAGAAACGAGGAAGAACGTGCTAAGGTACCAGGAGCGTCGCTTGTAAATAATGACGATCCTCAAGTGATTGAAATCTGGAACAACGTCTTTATGGAGTTTGAACGTAAGGCGGATGGCTCACTGGTAAAACTTCCTAAACAACATGTGGATACAGGGATGGGATTCGAACGTTTGGTGCGTGTACTGCAGGGAAAACAAAGCAATTACGATTCAGATGTTTTTACGCCGCTCATTCACAAGATTGAAGAATTAAGCGGACTCCGCTACAAAGCAGATGAAAACGACAAACAGAAAAAACAGCAATTAATAAATATTGCCATGCGTGTGATCGCCGATCACATCCGCACTATTTCTTTTAGTATCGCAGATGGCCAGCTACCGGGCAATACAGGTGCAGGGTATGTAATAAGAAGGATTTTACGTCGCGCAATACGTTATGGGTACCAAACTTTAAATTTAAAAGAACCCTTCATGTACCGCATCGTGCCAACCCTGGCGCATCAAATGGGGAACGCTTTTCCGGAATTAAACACACAAAAAATCCTGATTGAAAAAGTAATTAAAGAAGAAGAAATTTCATTCTACAAAACTCTGGAAGTCGGCTTAAAACGCATTGACCAGGTGTGTATTGATACAACTGCCGCAGGTAAACAAGTTATCGATGGTAAAATTGTTTTTGAACTTTACGATACTTTTGGTTTTCCTTTCGACTTAACATCACTCATTGCCCGCAGCTATAGCCTTAGTGCGAACGAAGATGATTTTAAAGCGCATTTACAGGAACAAAAGGATCGTTCAAGAGCTGCTACAGCAGTAGATACAGACGACTGGATCTACATTGAAGAAAACAAAAACCTTACGGAAAGCCAGGAGAAAGAAACTGAATTTATAGGTTACACGGAGCTGGAATGTGAAGCTGTAATTATCCGTTACAGAAAAGTAAAAGCAAAAAATAAAGAACAGTATCATCTTGTGCTGAACAAAACACCTTTCTATGCCGAAAGCGGTGGTCAGGTGGGTGATACAGGAGTGATTGAAAATATAAACGAAAGCGTTTTTATTACAGATACTAAAAAAGAAAATGGCGTTATTATTCATTATTGCGATAAACTTCCCGTAAAGCTTACTGCAACCTTTAATGCGAAAGTAAACAAAGAGAAACGCCTGTACACAAGCAATAACCATTCGGCCACTCACCTGCTGCATGCCGCCCTCCGAAACATCTTAGGAACGCATGTGGAGCAAAAAGGAAGTCTGGTGAATGACGACTATTTACGTTTTGACTTTTCACACTTCTCTAAAATCACCGACGAAGAACTCAGCCAGATTGAAAAAATGGTGAACACAAAAATTCGCGAGAACATCCTTTGCAAAACAGAATTAATGCCGATTGAAGAAGCTAAAAAGACAGGGGCAATGGCATTGTTTGGCGAAAAATATGGCGATGTTGTGCGTGTTGTTACCATTGATAAAAAATACTCTGTAGAACTTTGCGGAGGAACACATGTTACCTCTACAGGACAGATCGGATATTTCAAATTGAGCAGTGAAGGTGCTGTAGCCGCTGGAATCAGGCGTATTGAGGCCATTACATCCATTAAGGCGGAAGAGTTTTTCGACAATCAAAGTAAATTGATAGAAGAAGTAAAGCTACTTCTCAAAAATCCACGCGATATCGCAAAAGGTATTTCCGGACTTCTGGAAGAAAACGCGAACCTTCAAAAACACTTGCAAGCCTTATTTAAAGAAAAGGCAGCAGTAATTAAAAAAGACCTGATTTCAAAAATTGAAAAAAAGGGCGATATAAATTTCATTTCGCATCTCATACAATTTGATAGTGCCGAAGAAATTAAGAATTTACTTTTTGAATTGAAGAACGAAGTACCGAATCTGGTTTGCGTGTTAGCAGCTGAAGTAAATGGTAAACCTAGTATTTCCATAGTTATAAATGAAAGCCTGGTAAAAGAAAAAAATCTGAACGCAGGAACGCTGGTTCGTGAATTAGCGAAAGAAATTAACGGTGGTGGTGGCGGTCAACCCTTCTATGCCCAGGCTGGCGGAACCAAAATGGAAGGACTCCAAAGCGCGCTCAACAAAGCGAAAACGATGATCTAA
- a CDS encoding peptidase M23, giving the protein MSKVKYRFNTKSLTYEKVKITFRQRFWQFLSYVATGLVFATITIGLARQFLPSPTEKKGKREIEALRLQYELLNKKMNQAEQVLKDLEDRDDNIYRAIFESDPLPKSMRYGGSGGSDKYSIFDSYDNADLLKSATERMDRISKQIYVQSKSFDEVVNLAKNKEKLVASIPAIMPINQKDLAHAVTSGFGWRTHPIYKTQEFHPGMDFSAEQGTLIYATGDGVVDRADNLAQGYGNHVVINHGFGYQTLYGHMSRLAVKTGQKISRGQLIGYVGSTGLSTAPHIHYEVIRNGEKVNPINYYYNDLSPQQYEMLVELSKKASQSFD; this is encoded by the coding sequence ATGTCAAAAGTTAAATATAGATTCAATACAAAGTCATTGACCTACGAAAAAGTAAAGATTACTTTTCGTCAGCGTTTCTGGCAGTTTTTGTCGTATGTAGCTACGGGATTAGTATTTGCGACTATTACTATTGGTTTGGCACGGCAATTTTTACCTTCTCCCACAGAGAAAAAAGGAAAGCGTGAAATTGAGGCGCTGCGTTTGCAATACGAATTATTGAATAAAAAAATGAATCAGGCCGAACAGGTTTTAAAGGACCTTGAAGACCGCGACGACAATATTTACAGAGCCATTTTTGAGAGTGATCCTTTACCGAAATCTATGCGATACGGTGGTTCGGGAGGGAGTGACAAGTATTCTATTTTTGACAGTTACGACAATGCAGATCTTTTGAAGTCTGCTACTGAGCGAATGGATAGGATTTCGAAACAAATTTATGTGCAGTCAAAGTCGTTTGATGAAGTGGTAAATCTTGCCAAAAACAAAGAAAAACTTGTAGCGTCAATCCCCGCTATTATGCCCATCAATCAAAAAGATCTGGCCCATGCGGTAACTAGCGGTTTTGGCTGGAGAACCCATCCAATCTACAAAACGCAGGAGTTTCATCCTGGAATGGATTTTTCTGCTGAACAAGGAACTCTCATTTATGCAACCGGCGATGGTGTGGTAGATCGCGCTGACAATTTAGCTCAAGGTTACGGTAATCACGTGGTTATTAATCATGGTTTTGGATATCAAACGTTATATGGCCACATGAGCCGCCTTGCGGTAAAAACGGGGCAAAAAATTAGCCGGGGACAATTGATCGGGTATGTGGGAAGTACGGGTTTGAGCACTGCTCCGCACATTCACTATGAAGTTATTCGTAATGGTGAGAAAGTAAATCCAATCAACTATTACTACAATGATCTTTCGCCGCAGCAGTACGAGATGCTGGTGGAACTTTCGAAAAAGGCATCGCAGTCTTTCGACTAA
- a CDS encoding superoxide dismutase: protein MAFELPKLNHAFNALEPHIDAKTMEIHHDKHHQAYVTNLNNAIKGTDADALSIEEICKNISKYEPVVRNNGGGHYNHSLFWEIMAPNAGGVPTNEVAKAIETDLGGFEKFKTDFSQAGATRFGSGWAWLCVKADGKLAICSTANQDNPLMDVGSDCKGTPILGMDVWEHAYYLNYQNRRPDYMAAFFNVINWNKVNELYLKAKK from the coding sequence ATGGCATTCGAATTACCAAAATTAAACCACGCATTTAATGCGCTTGAACCACATATTGATGCTAAAACCATGGAGATTCACCATGATAAACATCATCAGGCTTATGTAACCAACTTAAATAACGCTATTAAAGGCACCGATGCTGACGCGCTTAGTATAGAAGAAATCTGCAAAAATATTTCAAAATATGAGCCGGTTGTACGAAATAATGGCGGAGGACACTACAATCACTCATTATTTTGGGAAATTATGGCACCAAACGCTGGCGGTGTTCCAACTAATGAAGTAGCTAAAGCAATTGAAACTGATCTGGGTGGGTTTGAAAAATTTAAAACAGATTTTTCTCAGGCTGGTGCAACACGTTTTGGTAGTGGATGGGCTTGGTTATGTGTTAAAGCTGATGGAAAACTTGCAATATGCAGCACAGCTAACCAGGACAATCCTCTTATGGACGTGGGAAGCGACTGTAAAGGAACTCCGATTTTAGGAATGGATGTTTGGGAGCACGCTTATTATTTAAATTATCAAAACAGACGTCCGGATTATATGGCGGCATTTTTTAATGTCATCAACTGGAATAAAGTAAATGAACTTTATCTAAAGGCTAAAAAGTAA